One window of Phycisphaerae bacterium genomic DNA carries:
- a CDS encoding S46 family peptidase, whose amino-acid sequence MIATLGVALTAAATLADEGMWLPNKLPTAQLKERYGFEPTSEWVDHIMRASVRFSDGGSASFVSPDGLVMTNHHVGSEAVQNLSTKDRDYMRDGFYARTRADEVKCPGLDLNVLIRIEEVTDRVNEALTPDMSAADAAAARKIAMSKIESEAEKTGLTPEIVTLFQGARYDLYLYKRYTDVRLVMAPELGAAYFGGDVDNFEFPRYCLDACFFRAYENDKPAKIEHYLKWSAAGPKEGELLVVSGHPGRTQRLNTMDHLRFLRDVWMPLILQAYNEREVALIQFAARSDEHNRIAMEDLLYIQNGRKAFSGILAGLLDESLMARKQTEETALRDFVEADKARKATYGEAWQSLTSAIQNVKPYFAAYFLLENRRTKLCRLHDIAAKLVRAADERRKPDGERLSEYRDANLTSLELDLFSTAPIHDELEQLRLEDGLIRLGRILGGQHPAVMAAFGGRDAQSRAASLLAGTKLRDVAFRKKLYEGGSVAIEECDDPMIRFAREMDQHARPLREKYDREFEAVEKSAYAKIAKARFEMLGERVYPDATFTLRFAFGAMKGYDELGKRIAPMTTFEGAFETADRHLQKAPYTLPQSWIATKDRLDLATPFDFVTTHDIIGGNSGSPMINTRGEVVGLIFDGNIHSLVWDFQFDEERGRALAVHSQAIIEALRNVYNAGALADELQGKKG is encoded by the coding sequence ATGATCGCGACGCTCGGGGTCGCACTCACCGCCGCGGCCACCCTCGCCGACGAAGGAATGTGGCTGCCGAACAAGCTGCCAACGGCCCAGTTAAAGGAGAGATACGGCTTCGAGCCGACCTCCGAATGGGTCGATCACATCATGCGGGCGTCGGTCAGATTCAGTGACGGCGGATCGGCCTCATTCGTTTCGCCCGACGGACTTGTCATGACCAACCACCATGTCGGCTCGGAGGCCGTGCAGAATCTCAGCACCAAGGACCGCGATTACATGCGTGACGGCTTCTACGCCCGAACGCGCGCGGATGAAGTCAAGTGTCCGGGCCTCGACCTGAATGTCCTTATCCGGATCGAGGAAGTGACCGACCGCGTGAACGAAGCGCTCACCCCCGACATGAGCGCGGCAGACGCCGCGGCCGCCCGCAAGATCGCCATGTCGAAAATTGAGAGCGAAGCCGAGAAGACCGGCCTCACGCCTGAGATAGTCACGCTGTTCCAGGGGGCTCGCTACGATCTTTACCTCTACAAGCGATACACCGACGTGCGGCTCGTCATGGCGCCGGAACTGGGCGCGGCCTACTTCGGCGGCGATGTCGACAACTTTGAATTCCCGCGGTACTGCCTGGATGCCTGCTTCTTTCGCGCTTACGAAAACGACAAGCCCGCCAAAATCGAGCACTACCTCAAGTGGAGCGCTGCGGGCCCCAAAGAAGGCGAGCTGCTCGTCGTTTCAGGCCACCCGGGCCGAACGCAGCGATTGAACACGATGGACCATCTGCGATTCCTTCGCGACGTGTGGATGCCGCTCATCCTTCAGGCATACAACGAGCGCGAGGTCGCACTGATCCAGTTCGCCGCCCGAAGCGACGAACACAATCGAATCGCCATGGAGGATCTGCTCTATATCCAGAACGGGCGCAAAGCCTTCAGCGGCATTCTTGCCGGCCTGCTCGATGAATCACTGATGGCCCGCAAGCAGACGGAAGAGACCGCCCTCCGGGACTTTGTCGAGGCCGACAAGGCCCGCAAGGCGACCTACGGAGAGGCTTGGCAATCGCTGACCTCGGCCATACAGAACGTCAAGCCTTATTTCGCCGCCTACTTCCTCCTGGAAAATCGCCGGACCAAGCTGTGCCGATTGCATGACATCGCCGCCAAGCTGGTGCGGGCGGCCGACGAACGCCGCAAGCCCGACGGCGAACGACTTTCCGAGTACCGCGATGCCAACCTCACCTCGCTCGAATTAGACCTCTTCTCCACCGCGCCCATTCACGACGAGTTGGAACAGCTTCGTCTCGAAGACGGCCTCATCCGCCTCGGACGAATTCTCGGCGGCCAGCATCCGGCCGTCATGGCGGCGTTCGGCGGCCGCGACGCTCAATCGCGTGCGGCGTCACTCCTGGCCGGCACGAAGTTGCGCGATGTGGCCTTCCGCAAGAAACTCTATGAGGGCGGCTCCGTCGCGATTGAGGAATGCGATGACCCGATGATCCGATTCGCCCGCGAGATGGATCAGCACGCCCGGCCGCTGCGAGAGAAATACGACCGGGAATTCGAGGCCGTGGAGAAATCCGCCTACGCGAAAATCGCGAAAGCGCGTTTTGAAATGCTCGGCGAGCGCGTCTACCCCGACGCCACGTTCACGCTTCGCTTCGCATTCGGCGCCATGAAGGGCTACGATGAACTAGGAAAACGAATCGCGCCGATGACCACGTTCGAAGGCGCCTTCGAGACCGCCGATCGCCACCTGCAGAAAGCGCCCTACACGCTGCCCCAGAGCTGGATCGCAACGAAGGACCGGCTTGATCTCGCCACGCCCTTCGACTTCGTGACAACCCATGACATTATCGGCGGCAATTCTGGAAGCCCGATGATCAATACACGCGGCGAAGTCGTCGGACTTATCTTTGACGGGAACATTCACAGCCTCGTATGGGACTTCCAGTTCGACGAAGAACGCGGCCGCGCCCTGGCTGTTCACTCGCAAGCCATCATCGAAGCACTGAGAAACGTGTACAACGCGGGGGCCCTGGCCGACGAACTGCAGGGTAAAAAAGGCTGA